In the genome of Bacteroidota bacterium, one region contains:
- a CDS encoding 30S ribosomal protein S16, translated as MPAKIRLQRYGKKGMPFYHIVIADGRAPRDGKYIERIGTYNPIKQPADISIDIDQAVAWLNKGAQPTDTVRAILSYTGVLYKNHLMKGVTKGALTEEQAEAKFQIWLKEKEAKVEGKLKETQSLSKDELKVRHEAEVKIKEERAAEVAKKRAAEIAASRPAKIEEEAPEVIEEVVETVVEEPKAEVVKETPAVAEVVEPIAEVVEPATEAVVEEPLAEEAKEESEETKAE; from the coding sequence ATGCCAGCAAAGATTAGATTACAACGATACGGAAAGAAAGGAATGCCTTTCTATCACATCGTTATCGCGGATGGTCGTGCACCACGGGACGGAAAATACATTGAAAGAATTGGCACCTACAATCCTATTAAACAACCAGCTGATATCAGTATTGATATCGATCAGGCAGTAGCTTGGTTAAATAAAGGCGCTCAGCCAACTGACACTGTCAGGGCTATTTTATCCTACACAGGGGTTCTTTACAAGAATCACTTGATGAAAGGTGTAACAAAAGGCGCATTGACCGAAGAACAAGCAGAAGCAAAATTTCAAATTTGGCTGAAAGAAAAAGAAGCTAAAGTTGAAGGGAAGCTAAAAGAAACCCAATCGTTAAGCAAAGACGAACTTAAAGTCCGTCACGAAGCTGAAGTGAAAATTAAAGAAGAAAGAGCTGCCGAGGTAGCAAAGAAAAGAGCTGCTGAAATAGCTGCATCCCGACCTGCTAAAATTGAAGAAGAAGCACCGGAGGTAATTGAAGAAGTAGTAGAAACAGTTGTTGAAGAACCTAAAGCTGAAGTAGTAAAAGAAACTCCTGCAGTTGCAGAAGTTGTTGAACCGATAGCGGAAGTTGTTGAACCTGCAACGGAAGCTGTTGTCGAAGAACCTTTAGCTGAAGAAGCAAAAGAAGAATCGGAAGAAACAAAAGCAGAATAA
- a CDS encoding ATP-binding protein, whose product MKIAIASGKGGTGKTTLSVNLAHYLAKEEKIVLVDLDVEEPNSGLFIDANLIHQEHKYKMHPAWVEDKCTLCGLCQQVCNFHAIIQLGPQIMVFPELCHACYACSELCPVNALPMQKQKMGELKHFQKEELTFIESRLDIGQEQAVPLISQTQKYVDRHFEKEILKIYDSPPGTSCPVIEATKDADFIILVTEPTPFGFHDLKLAIDTMEELEKDFVVVINRDGIGNSEVVNYCKTESIPVIARIPNDRRIAELYSRGELIYEKHPVFKQELESIKQFIHNYRNGGLS is encoded by the coding sequence ATGAAAATAGCAATTGCCAGTGGGAAAGGAGGAACAGGTAAGACAACTTTATCTGTTAATTTGGCTCATTATCTGGCCAAAGAGGAGAAGATAGTCTTGGTTGATCTGGATGTTGAGGAACCCAATTCAGGTTTGTTCATTGATGCTAATTTAATCCATCAGGAACATAAATATAAAATGCATCCTGCTTGGGTCGAAGATAAATGCACCTTATGTGGGCTTTGTCAGCAAGTTTGCAATTTCCACGCGATTATACAGTTGGGACCTCAAATAATGGTATTCCCTGAATTATGTCATGCATGTTATGCCTGTTCTGAACTTTGCCCGGTAAATGCTTTACCCATGCAAAAACAGAAAATGGGTGAACTTAAACATTTTCAAAAAGAAGAATTGACTTTTATCGAAAGCAGGCTGGATATTGGGCAGGAACAAGCAGTTCCACTCATTTCGCAAACTCAGAAATATGTTGATCGGCATTTTGAAAAAGAGATCCTAAAAATATATGACTCACCTCCCGGAACTTCCTGCCCTGTGATTGAAGCAACTAAAGATGCCGATTTTATTATTCTTGTAACAGAACCAACCCCATTTGGCTTTCATGATTTAAAACTGGCAATTGATACGATGGAAGAACTTGAAAAAGATTTTGTGGTCGTCATCAACCGTGATGGAATAGGGAATAGTGAGGTAGTAAATTATTGCAAAACAGAATCTATTCCCGTAATAGCAAGAATCCCAAATGACAGGCGCATTGCAGAACTTTATTCTCGAGGAGAACTCATTTACGAAAAACATCCTGTATTTAAACAAGAACTTGAAAGCATTAAACAATTCATCCATAATTACAGAAATGGAGGTTTATCTTGA
- a CDS encoding DUF5320 domain-containing protein — translation MPRGDKTGPAGTGPMTGRQLGYCRGNEAPGFTNQGFGFGGGFRRNKGFGRNFREGYRAGNRRYYQEDIPNISNNTLLENEIKILKEQLLNIEDQLSQLNKKS, via the coding sequence ATGCCACGAGGTGACAAAACAGGACCTGCAGGAACGGGTCCAATGACTGGGCGACAATTAGGTTATTGCCGCGGGAATGAAGCACCGGGATTTACAAACCAAGGATTTGGTTTTGGTGGAGGATTCAGGAGAAATAAGGGATTCGGCCGTAACTTCAGAGAAGGATACAGAGCAGGAAACCGGAGATATTATCAGGAAGACATTCCGAATATATCTAATAATACTTTGCTCGAAAATGAAATCAAAATTTTAAAAGAACAATTGTTGAATATTGAGGATCAGCTATCTCAATTAAATAAAAAAAGCTAA
- a CDS encoding FAD-dependent oxidoreductase, producing the protein MKEFDVIIIGAGPAGIITGVTAKGQYPDKSMLMFKEEEKGLVPCGIPYVFYRLDDVEKNVMGPKPFIDLGGEVVKGTVNNVDLNTKTVTTKTGNEYRFKKLVFATGSIAVIPSFIEGNNLENVFYIKKSYEYIKEILEKLRSKKNIVVIGGGFIGAEVTEQLSMHPEKQVTIIESEANCFSKAFSKELSQIATDALKQTRANVLTSRQVDKIIGTDGIATSVILNNGEEIKCDAVIMAIGYKPNTDLAKNAGLEINEAGAIIVDHYERTKIKDICAVGDCSQTIGFLTGRIDNIMLASTATAEARVLGHNLFGIKIRKSFTGTLAVFSTEINGIAMASAGVNDSNAEEGNIQYISSKFSDFDMHPGTFENTSPLTLKLYASPHDGSIIGGEVWGGKSSGEIINTISLAIQKGVTVYELISFQIGSHPLLTPAPTKTILIKAAEKIINEIEKKTVNK; encoded by the coding sequence ATGAAAGAATTTGATGTTATCATTATCGGTGCAGGACCTGCCGGGATTATAACCGGTGTTACGGCAAAAGGACAATACCCGGATAAATCCATGTTAATGTTTAAAGAAGAAGAGAAAGGGTTGGTTCCTTGTGGAATTCCTTATGTTTTTTACAGGCTTGATGATGTTGAAAAAAATGTAATGGGTCCAAAACCATTCATTGATTTGGGAGGAGAAGTTGTAAAAGGCACCGTTAACAATGTTGATTTGAATACAAAAACAGTCACTACAAAAACAGGAAATGAATATCGTTTTAAAAAACTGGTTTTTGCAACAGGATCGATAGCCGTAATCCCAAGCTTTATTGAAGGAAATAACCTTGAAAATGTTTTTTACATAAAAAAAAGTTATGAATACATTAAAGAAATCCTTGAAAAACTAAGATCAAAAAAAAATATCGTTGTAATTGGAGGGGGATTTATCGGGGCCGAAGTAACAGAGCAGCTTTCAATGCATCCTGAAAAACAAGTTACTATCATTGAAAGTGAAGCTAATTGTTTTTCTAAAGCCTTTTCAAAAGAGTTAAGTCAAATTGCTACAGATGCGCTTAAACAAACCAGGGCTAATGTTTTAACCTCAAGACAAGTCGATAAAATAATTGGCACGGATGGAATTGCCACATCCGTTATTTTGAATAACGGGGAAGAAATAAAATGCGACGCCGTAATTATGGCCATCGGCTATAAGCCAAATACCGATTTGGCAAAAAATGCAGGACTTGAAATAAATGAAGCAGGGGCAATTATTGTTGATCATTACGAACGCACCAAAATTAAAGATATATGTGCCGTTGGAGATTGTTCGCAAACCATTGGGTTTTTAACTGGTAGAATTGACAATATCATGCTGGCATCAACTGCAACTGCTGAAGCCCGCGTATTGGGCCATAACCTGTTCGGTATTAAAATCAGGAAATCCTTTACGGGAACCCTGGCTGTATTTTCAACCGAAATAAACGGGATTGCCATGGCCTCAGCGGGAGTTAATGACAGCAATGCAGAAGAAGGGAATATTCAATACATCAGCTCAAAATTCAGTGATTTTGACATGCACCCCGGAACCTTTGAAAACACTTCACCATTAACATTGAAACTCTATGCCTCGCCTCACGATGGTTCAATCATTGGTGGTGAGGTATGGGGAGGAAAATCTTCAGGTGAAATCATTAATACCATCAGTTTGGCAATTCAAAAAGGAGTAACAGTATATGAACTAATTTCGTTTCAAATTGGATCACATCCATTATTAACACCAGCCCCTACAAAAACGATCTTGATTAAAGCAGCAGAAAAAATCATCAACGAAATTGAAAAAAAAACGGTGAACAAATAA
- a CDS encoding ATP-binding protein, with product MKEIVIISGKGGTGKTSITASFAYLGGKDVVVADCDVDAADLHLLMNPDFANKEDFYSGELAKINQAKCTFCGACAEICRFEAISLKNDQYSIDQLNCEGCGYCARICPAQAITNETLNVGKCYISTTKTGSKMVHARLGIGADNSGKLVAKVKNEAKRIATMTNKAFVIVDGSPGLGCPVVSSLSGANFVVMVTESSISGLHDLKRVYELVKKFKIKAGCIINKSDINPKISLEISAFLNKENIFHLTNLPYNENFTKAMTIGQTIVEYDHEELSIQLTNCWNKVKELANQ from the coding sequence TTGAAAGAAATTGTAATTATTTCAGGAAAAGGGGGAACCGGCAAAACTTCCATTACTGCATCTTTTGCTTATCTAGGGGGTAAAGATGTTGTTGTTGCCGATTGCGATGTGGATGCCGCGGATCTGCATCTGCTGATGAATCCGGATTTTGCAAATAAAGAAGATTTTTATAGTGGTGAATTGGCAAAAATAAATCAGGCTAAGTGTACTTTCTGCGGAGCATGCGCGGAAATTTGTCGGTTCGAAGCCATTTCCTTAAAAAATGATCAATATTCTATTGATCAATTAAATTGTGAAGGGTGTGGCTATTGCGCCCGAATTTGCCCGGCTCAAGCTATTACAAATGAAACACTGAATGTAGGAAAATGTTATATCTCCACAACAAAAACCGGAAGTAAAATGGTCCACGCCCGACTTGGGATTGGAGCCGACAACTCAGGGAAATTGGTGGCCAAAGTAAAAAATGAAGCCAAGCGTATTGCCACCATGACAAACAAAGCTTTTGTAATAGTTGATGGCTCTCCTGGACTTGGTTGTCCGGTTGTTTCCTCTTTATCGGGGGCAAATTTTGTGGTAATGGTAACAGAGTCAAGCATCTCTGGCTTACATGATTTAAAACGGGTTTATGAATTAGTAAAAAAATTCAAGATCAAAGCAGGTTGCATCATTAATAAATCTGACATTAATCCGAAAATCAGTCTTGAAATCTCGGCTTTTTTAAACAAGGAAAATATTTTTCATCTGACCAATTTACCGTATAATGAAAACTTCACAAAAGCCATGACAATTGGACAAACCATTGTTGAATACGATCACGAGGAATTAAGTATCCAACTTACAAATTGTTGGAATAAAGTTAAAGAATTAGCAAATCAATAA
- a CDS encoding NifB/NifX family molybdenum-iron cluster-binding protein, producing MKIAFTTKGTAWDSQMDPRFGRTEFIFVYDEETKEITHFDNRSIENEAHGAGPKTSQKLFELGANILITGNGPGGNAATVLEKAGIIIYIGAGDMTIKEAFNAYNNNVLARL from the coding sequence ATGAAAATAGCATTTACAACTAAAGGTACAGCATGGGATTCACAAATGGATCCTCGTTTTGGCCGAACAGAATTCATCTTTGTTTATGATGAAGAAACGAAAGAAATTACACACTTCGATAATCGATCGATAGAAAATGAGGCACATGGGGCCGGTCCAAAAACCTCACAAAAATTATTTGAACTGGGTGCCAACATCCTCATAACAGGCAATGGGCCTGGTGGAAACGCGGCCACAGTTCTAGAAAAAGCAGGCATCATAATTTATATTGGTGCAGGTGACATGACAATAAAAGAAGCATTTAACGCATATAATAATAATGTTTTAGCAAGATTATAG
- a CDS encoding NifB/NifX family molybdenum-iron cluster-binding protein codes for MKRKFAIPTLNGQLTAHFGHCEKFAIVEVENNTIIDEHILTPPVHQPGVYPKFLADQGVNVIIAGGMGQQAQTLFAQNNIEVHMGVLDGSPKQLVENLLNNQLKTGDNLCDH; via the coding sequence ATGAAAAGAAAATTTGCAATTCCAACATTAAATGGCCAATTGACAGCACATTTTGGCCACTGCGAAAAATTTGCAATTGTTGAAGTAGAAAACAATACCATTATCGATGAGCATATATTGACTCCTCCTGTACATCAACCCGGTGTGTATCCAAAATTTCTAGCTGATCAGGGAGTAAACGTAATTATCGCAGGAGGAATGGGGCAGCAAGCCCAGACGCTTTTTGCACAAAATAATATTGAAGTTCACATGGGCGTTCTGGATGGTTCTCCAAAACAATTGGTTGAAAATCTTTTAAATAACCAACTTAAAACCGGTGATAATCTTTGTGATCATTAA
- a CDS encoding DUF134 domain-containing protein, with protein MTRPKSNRIVHEPPLFSAFKPVGIRGMSSEQISLSLDEFEALRLADQLGLSHADASDEMEISRSTFTRLIEQARKKAAEFLVQGRFLVIEGGNVHFRKNIIHCQDCGHMFNMDFSETITECPACHSKNLLNLAGGFGHGRCCSNKNFKKGGNYATR; from the coding sequence ATGACCAGACCAAAAAGCAATCGAATTGTGCATGAACCACCCCTCTTTTCTGCCTTTAAACCGGTTGGAATCAGAGGAATGTCTTCAGAACAAATTTCACTGAGCCTTGATGAATTTGAAGCACTAAGACTTGCTGACCAACTTGGTTTATCACATGCTGACGCATCAGATGAAATGGAAATTTCCAGATCAACGTTTACACGCTTAATTGAACAAGCCAGAAAAAAAGCAGCTGAATTTCTAGTCCAAGGAAGATTTTTGGTAATTGAAGGAGGAAATGTTCATTTTCGAAAGAACATTATCCATTGCCAAGATTGTGGCCATATGTTCAATATGGATTTCAGTGAAACAATCACTGAATGCCCTGCATGTCATTCGAAAAACTTATTAAACCTGGCCGGTGGGTTTGGACATGGTCGTTGTTGTTCTAACAAAAACTTTAAAAAAGGAGGTAATTATGCCACGAGGTGA
- a CDS encoding gamma-glutamyl-gamma-aminobutyrate hydrolase family protein (Members of this family of hydrolases with an active site Cys residue belong to MEROPS family C26.): MKTHIKFIPYLFILVLLISCSGPSEKTLTIALSKTNKNCYTWIASADSTAQVVELYTRSLDEALAKLDSCDALIITGGSDIYPGLYGKESDTARCGQIDFRRDTLELALIKKALEMGMPILGICRGQQMINVAMGGSLIIDIPTDVDTIVNHSQRKGLHGVTIEPGTKLAWTTNVTSGNVTTAHHQAIDQLGESLRVSARSTLDGIIEGIEWEEPEGKSFLMGVQWHPERDMQGDPLSWNLLELLLYEAHRFQEKDLD, from the coding sequence ATGAAAACACACATTAAATTTATTCCTTATTTATTCATTTTGGTTCTGCTAATCTCTTGTTCCGGTCCAAGCGAAAAAACATTGACCATCGCTCTTTCTAAAACCAACAAAAATTGTTACACTTGGATTGCTTCTGCTGATTCCACAGCCCAAGTCGTTGAATTGTACACTCGTTCATTGGATGAAGCATTAGCCAAACTGGATAGCTGTGATGCATTAATCATCACAGGAGGATCTGACATTTACCCGGGCCTGTATGGAAAGGAATCGGACACTGCCCGCTGTGGCCAAATTGATTTTAGACGAGATACCCTTGAGCTTGCATTAATTAAAAAAGCGTTGGAGATGGGAATGCCTATTTTGGGCATTTGTCGTGGCCAACAAATGATCAATGTGGCCATGGGTGGTAGTTTAATAATCGATATCCCGACCGATGTTGACACCATTGTCAACCACAGCCAAAGAAAAGGTCTTCATGGAGTTACTATTGAACCCGGCACTAAATTGGCATGGACTACGAACGTAACGAGTGGAAATGTTACTACCGCCCACCATCAAGCTATCGACCAACTGGGAGAATCATTAAGGGTCTCTGCAAGATCTACACTAGATGGAATCATTGAAGGTATTGAATGGGAAGAACCTGAAGGGAAATCTTTTTTAATGGGTGTTCAATGGCATCCTGAACGCGACATGCAAGGTGATCCACTTTCATGGAATTTATTAGAATTATTACTCTATGAAGCACACCGTTTTCAAGAGAAAGATCTGGATTAG
- the rimM gene encoding ribosome maturation factor RimM (Essential for efficient processing of 16S rRNA): protein MDISNHYYLGYIVKTIGNKGILRIQLDTDNPSYYKNLKEIGVAIKDQLVNYPIEEIVITDNKANVAFKNIDNTDVAKLLQGCSLYLPLSSLPKLKGNKFYFHEVTGYEVYDKVHGFVGIVETVLDQTYQAILQITFDDEEILIPITDEIIIDVDREKKRIDIEAPDGLIDIYL, encoded by the coding sequence ATGGATATAAGTAATCATTATTATTTAGGATATATTGTAAAAACAATTGGGAATAAGGGCATACTTCGAATTCAACTCGACACAGACAATCCAAGCTATTATAAAAATTTAAAAGAAATAGGTGTTGCGATTAAAGATCAATTGGTTAATTATCCAATAGAAGAAATTGTAATTACAGACAATAAAGCCAATGTTGCATTTAAAAATATTGACAACACAGATGTTGCCAAATTGCTCCAAGGTTGTTCGCTTTATCTTCCGCTTAGCAGTTTGCCTAAACTTAAAGGCAATAAATTCTATTTTCATGAGGTTACAGGATATGAAGTTTACGATAAAGTACACGGTTTTGTAGGGATAGTAGAAACGGTGCTTGACCAGACATACCAAGCTATTCTGCAGATTACTTTTGACGATGAGGAGATACTGATCCCCATTACTGACGAGATTATCATAGATGTGGACCGAGAAAAAAAACGTATTGATATTGAAGCACCGGATGGGTTGATAGACATTTATTTGTAA
- a CDS encoding methyltransferase codes for MSFQFKQFSIEDDQSTMKVGTDAVLLGAWTEIKDANNILEIGTGSGVISLMLAQRSKAQIQAIDIDKNSVDQANYNFQKSKWADQIMAKHYSLNDFCKSESKKYDLIVSNPPFFIDSLKSPYKNKTRSKHTGELSYEELAHGIANLLTPKGKACIILPYTESKHFKDIALIENIYLNKQLKIRPKATKEVNRVLMEFSFYKSKLEEMEIYLREENNEFSEAYHYLCKNYYLS; via the coding sequence ATGTCTTTCCAATTCAAACAATTCAGTATTGAAGATGATCAGTCGACCATGAAAGTGGGAACTGATGCCGTTTTATTGGGAGCTTGGACCGAAATTAAGGATGCAAATAATATTTTAGAAATTGGGACAGGCTCTGGGGTTATCTCGCTCATGCTTGCCCAACGATCAAAAGCCCAAATTCAAGCCATTGATATCGACAAAAATTCAGTCGATCAAGCCAATTATAATTTTCAGAAATCAAAGTGGGCAGATCAAATCATGGCAAAACATTATTCACTCAATGATTTTTGCAAATCAGAATCTAAGAAATACGATTTAATTGTGAGTAACCCCCCTTTTTTTATTGACTCATTAAAGTCTCCATACAAAAATAAAACACGTTCAAAACATACCGGCGAACTCAGTTATGAAGAACTGGCTCATGGCATTGCAAATTTATTGACACCAAAAGGAAAAGCGTGTATAATTCTACCTTATACAGAGAGTAAACACTTTAAAGACATAGCCTTAATTGAAAATATCTACCTAAACAAACAATTAAAGATAAGGCCAAAAGCTACAAAAGAGGTCAATCGTGTTTTGATGGAATTTAGTTTTTATAAATCCAAACTTGAAGAAATGGAAATTTATCTTCGAGAAGAAAACAATGAATTTTCAGAGGCTTATCATTATTTATGTAAGAATTATTATTTGAGCTGA
- the tsaA gene encoding tRNA (N6-threonylcarbamoyladenosine(37)-N6)-methyltransferase TrmO, giving the protein MKKIEFSQIGVINTPFKEQKDIPIQASFGKTIEASCKIFEEYSAGLKDLDGFSHAILIYYFHQCKEVKMIAKPYLEDKEHGIFAIRSPYRPNKIGFSIVKIKKTDNDMIFFTGVDILDGTPLLDIKPYVKYFDHQDNTKSGWIEKHFKEGNIPDQTILKNK; this is encoded by the coding sequence ATGAAAAAAATTGAGTTCAGTCAGATAGGGGTTATTAATACACCATTCAAGGAACAAAAAGACATCCCTATCCAGGCTTCTTTTGGAAAAACAATCGAGGCTTCATGTAAGATTTTTGAAGAATATTCCGCTGGTTTAAAAGACCTGGATGGTTTTAGTCATGCCATTTTGATTTATTATTTTCATCAATGCAAGGAAGTAAAAATGATCGCAAAACCCTATCTTGAAGACAAAGAACATGGCATATTTGCGATTAGAAGCCCCTATCGGCCCAACAAAATTGGATTCTCGATTGTTAAAATCAAAAAAACAGATAATGACATGATATTTTTCACCGGAGTTGATATACTCGATGGCACTCCCCTGCTCGACATTAAACCTTATGTAAAGTATTTTGACCATCAGGACAATACCAAATCGGGATGGATTGAAAAACATTTTAAAGAGGGTAACATCCCGGATCAAACCATACTCAAAAATAAATGA